One part of the Rutidosis leptorrhynchoides isolate AG116_Rl617_1_P2 chromosome 1, CSIRO_AGI_Rlap_v1, whole genome shotgun sequence genome encodes these proteins:
- the LOC139889737 gene encoding uncharacterized protein yields the protein MAPQYQNNCFCTRINHGEVRVALRKMGRNKAVGPDQIPIEAWRCLGDDGVRWLTNLFNMTFRSAKMPMEWRLSEVIPIYKNKGDAHTCSNYRGIKLLSHTMKLWERVIETRLRRETKVSENQFGFMPGRSSMEGAKTRVRTTVGYTEFFPVEVGLHQGSALSPFLFALVLDDLSHRIQGSIPWCLIFSDDIVLVSESQDELNRRLEQWRNALEQNGLRISRLKSEYLRCDYGRIEDHNDTVDIRIGDQLLHLTDFMVLLAGGPWEAASLPYSIGRDDFFYPPTDRYTPLAILGSFYTEYYTKNTPSFSLFTKPKP from the exons ATGGCCCCACAATATCAAAACAACTGTTTCTGCACGAGGATCAACCATGGGGAAGTTAGAGTGGCCCTACGcaagatggggagaaacaaagcagtaggaccgGACCAAATCCCCatagaggcgtggcggtgcctAGGCGATGATGGGGTTAGGtggttgacaaaccttttcaacaTGACGTTTAGAAGCGCAAAAATGCCAATGGAGTGGAGACTGAGCGAGgttattcccatttacaagaaCAAAGGGGATGCACATACGTGTAGTAACTATAGAGGTATAAAGTTACTTAGCCATACCATGAAActatgggagagagtgattgagactaggcTTAGACGAGAGACAAAGGTGTCAGAAAATCAATTTGGGTTCATGCCAGGACGCTCCTCGATGGAG GGGGCGAAAACTCGCGTTCGGACGACAGTAGGATACACAGAGTTTTTCCCAGTAGAAGTAGGTTTACATCAAGGATCTGCTcttagcccttttcttttcgctTTAGTCTTAGACGACCTGTCTCATAGGATACAAGGGAGTATCCCTTGGTGCTTGATTTTTTCCGATGATATTGTCTTAGTATCGGAATCCCAGGATGAGCTAAACAGAAGGCTGGAGCAATGGAGGAATGCCCTGGAACAAAATGGACTTCGGATTAGTAGACTTAAATCGGAGTATCTTAGATGCGACTACGGGAGGATCGAAGATCACAATGATACTGTGGATATTCGTATTGGGGATCAG TTACTTCACTTAACGGATTTCATGGTTCTGCTGGCCGGAGGTCCTTgggaagcagcctctctgccctatagtatagggagggacgacttctttTACCCGCCAaccgatag GTACACACCTTTAGCCATCCTAGGATCATTTTACACAGAGTATTACACAAAGAACACACCTAGCTTCTCTCTTTTCACCAAACCGAAACCCTAA
- the LOC139889745 gene encoding uncharacterized protein translates to MELGTQGRVNRRAREVQPPRILWKNLNGEKAETFRANVVERMGAELENAAFIDADQMWNNLASTIRGVAKESLGVAVGTSRAQNGCRESWWLNDEVQTKVALKQARFRELTSFRGGTLADRTSIENSYKEAKREAKIAVTHAKDKAYEDLYKRLDSKEGANDIYRIAKARERR, encoded by the coding sequence ATGGAGTTAGGTACCCAGGGACGGGTAAACAGGAGGGCGAGAGAAGTACAACCACCCAGAATCCTCTGGAAGAACTTAAATGGAGAGAAGGCGGAGACTTTTAGGGCTAATGTTGTTGAAAGAATGGGTGCTGAATTGGAAAATGCAGCATTTATTGATGCAGATCAGATGTGGAACAACCTAGCGTCCACTATTAGAGGGGTGGCAAAAGAATCCTTGGGAGTGGCAGTTGGGACGTCGAGAGCCCAAAATGGTTGTAGAGAATCATGGTGGCTTAACGACGAGGTCCAAACTAAAGTCGCGCTTAAACAAGCGAGGTTTCGGGAGCTCACCTCCTTTAGAGGGGGTACACTAGCAGACAGAACTAGCATAGAAAATAGCTATAAAGAAGCCAAGAGAGAAGCAAAGATCGCCGTTACACATGCAAAAGATAAAGCTTACGAAGACTTATATAAGAGACTAGACTCTAAAGAAGGGGCAAACGACATCTAcaggatagccaaagctagggagcgTCGGTGA
- the LOC139889754 gene encoding uncharacterized protein, which produces MKNKYLKKGEGDMIRSDPALESVYAWDCLLHLCLGEAEKKSFWELLDEVVRGCPADHRLIIGGDLNGHIGAEVEGYRGAHGGFGYGVRNEEGRSILEFAIAHDLVVANSFFKKRDAQLATFHSGGHSTQIDFFLLRRGDLRNCKDCKVLPT; this is translated from the exons ATGAAAAACAAATACTTAAAAAAAGGTGAAGGGGATATGATCCGTTCAGATCCGGCATTGGAAAGTGTATACGCATGGGATTGTTTACTGCATCTCT GTTTAGGAGAAGCGGAGAAGAAGAGTTTCTGGGAATTGTTAGATGAGGTTGTAAGGGGATGTCCAGCGGACCATCGATTGATTATAGGGGGCGATCTTAATGGTCATATAGGAGCGGAGGTAGAGGGATATAGGGGAGCCCATGGGGGCTTTGGGTATGGGGTTAGAAATGAAGAAGGGCGCTCAATTCTCGAGTTCGCCATTGCCCATGATCTGGTTGTTGCAAACTCTTTCTTCAAGAAGAGGGATGCTCAGCTAGCCACCTTTCATAGTGGGGGTCATAGTACCCAAATTGACTTTTTCCTTCTTCGCAGGGGTGACCTTAGGAACTGTAAGGACTGTAAGGTCCTCCCAACCTAG